The DNA window GTTTCACCCGTAGGGGCGCACAGCGTGCGCCCGCCCTCGGGCCCACCCCCAACCCTCCGGGCGCACGCTGTGCGCCCCTACGCGCCCAGACGCCGGGGTCCACTCCCCAGCGGGTCCACCCACACGATCCGGAAGAGAACCCTGCGCTCCCGCACGGGGGCGACCCTGGTGGCGGTCCAGAAGGGCAGCGCCCCCCTGGTCTCCAACCCGGACCCCAAGATCGTCCTGGAGCCGGGCGACCTGGCCATGCTCCTGGGCAGCCTCGACCAGCTCGCCGCCGCGGCGCGCCTCTTCGCGGCCGAGGGGGTCGAGGAGCCCGAAGCCAGGCCCTGGAAGGCGCCGGAGTGACGGGCCGAGCCCAGCGCTCCCCCAAGGGCCTGCCCCGGTAACTGTCTGTGAATTTTGATTTACTCCTCCTCAAGTGACTCACAGCACATGCCGATGAGAAACTCGGCTGATCTCGGAGAATGAGTCTCCGAGCACCCCCCTGCACGGAGGAACCCCCCATGAGACGTGCCGTCCTCGTCGTCGCCGCCACCTTGTTCCTCGCCTCCCCCGCCCTGGCCGGGCTCACCTACAACGGGTCGTCCACCATCGGCCAGCACATCCTCCCCAAGGCCACCCAGCTCTTCACGGCCAAGACCGGCATCGCCTTCGACTCCATCAAGAACGACGGGTCCGGAAAGGGGGTCCAGGCCCTTCTGAAGAACGAGGTGGTCCTGGCCGGAGTCTCTCGCGCCCCGAAGGACGACGAACGGGCCGCGGGGCTTCGGTTCTACACCATCGGGTTCGACGCCATCTCGGTGATCGTGCACAAGGACAACCCGGTACGAAGCCTCACCAAGAAGCAGATCGAGGGGATCTTCCGCGGGGAGATCCGCAACTGGAAAGAGGTGGGCGGCAAAGACGCCCCGATCGTGCCGGTGACCGAGATCCTCGGGGAGAAGCGGGCCACCCAGATCGTGTTCACCGAGATCATCATGGGCACCAGCAACATGGAGGGCATCTACGGCGACAACCGGGTCGAGGTGGACCGGCCCGTGGACGAAGCCAACTACGTGGCGAAGAACCCCAACGCCGTCACCGCCGTGAGCGCCGCCTTCGTGACCCCGGACCACCACGTGATCGTGGTCGACGGCGTTGCGGCCACCACCGCCAACGTGATCAACGGCAGCTACCCCATCAGCCGCCCCCTGAACCTCGTGAGCCACCAGAAGGCCCCCAAAGAGGTCCTGGAGTTCGTGAAGTTCATGCTCACCCCCGAGGCCCAGGCGGTGGTGGCCGAGAACTTCGTGCCCGCCAAGTAGCCGTCCTCCTTCCCGGGGGCGGCACCCGCTGCCGCCCCCGGAACCCCGCACGCCGCGCTGCGCGCAGGCTCTCCGCCACGGCGGGGGATCCCCGGTTCCAGAGCCTTGGGAGACCCGTTCATGGGCCGCATCCGAATCACCTTGAGCGTCAAGATCGCCGGACTCGTCCTCCTCGTGGTGCTCTTCTTCGGGGGCTACGTCCTCCTGACGAGCGTCCAGTTCGGAAAGATCGCCGACACCATCGCCCACTCGGTGGAGACCGTGGTGAGCGGGCAGGAGGAGGGCGGGCGCCTCCTGGCGAGGGTAGAGGCCTCCGCCGCCTTCGACCGCAGGGTGGTGGAAGCCCTGGTGGCCCAGCTCACCCTGGGCCACATGGACAAGCTCTACCTGGCCACCGAAGACTCCATGCTGGTCCTCGAGCACGAAGAAATTCTCGACCGGCTCGACGCCTCGATCGGCGAGCTGGGCGGGTCGAGCCCGGCGATTGCCGCGCTGAGCGCGCCGCTCGCCGAGTACCGCACGTACTTCCAGACGGTGGACGCGCTGATCTCGGGGCGCGACCTGGACAAGGCGCGGCAGGTCTCCGTCACCGCCGTGGACGCCTCGTCCAAGGCCATCGTGAGTGGACTGCAAGCGGTCCTCGCCCAATCCTCGACCCAGACGGCCGAAACCCTCCGCGCGGCGCGCGACGCTTCCGACGCCGCCGTGGCGTCCGTGGGCGAGCTCCAGCGGGGAGCTTCCGGAATGGAGGCAAGCCTGCGGGCCCTGCTGGGGATCTCCCTGGTGCTGATCGCCGTCTCCCTCGCCTTGGCCGTCCTTCTTCCCCGCTACGTGGTCAAGGCGCTGCGCCAGGTCATCGGCGCCCTCGAGACCGTGGCGTCGGGGGATTTCACCCAGAACATCCGGGTGCGCGGGCACGACGAGGTGGGAGAGCTCGGCTCCCAGCTCAACCGCATGATGGAGCAACTGCGGGGCATGCTCCGGGAAATCTCCACCGTGAGCGTGGACCTGGCGGCCATCTCGGAGGAGCTCTCCACCACCACGGCCCAGATCGCCAGCAGCAACGAGGAGGTGGGCGGACAGGCCCAGGCCGTGGCGAGCAGCACCACCGAGATGTCCGCCACCGTGGAGCAGGTGGCCCGCAGCGCGGCATCCGTCAGCCGGTCTTCCGAAGACGCCCGGACGGTTGCGGTGGAAGGCGGGGGCGTCATCGGCGAGGCCCTGGGGGCCTTCGACCAGATCCAGAAGGCCGTGGGGAGCGCCGCCCAGATCGTCACCAAGCTGGGGCGTCAGGGCGAGACGATCGGGAGCGTGGTCGAGGTGATCGAGGACATCGCCGACCAGACCAACCTGCTGGCCCTCAACGCGGCCATCGAGGCCGCCCGGGCCGGCGAGCACGGGCGCGGCTTCGCCGTGGTGGCCGACGAGGTGCGCAAGCTCGCGGAGAAGACGGTGAAGGCCACCCAAGAGATCGCCCGCACCGTGAAGGCCATTCAGGACGACTCCCGCGAGGCGATCCGGGCCATGGAGACCGGCGAGGCGAGCGTGGCGGGGGGGGCCGACCGCGCCAAGACGGCCGGCCGATCGGTACAGCAGATCGAAAGCCGCATCGCTGCAACCAGCGACCAGGTGTCCCAGATGGCCACCGCCTCCGAGCAGCTCTCGGCCACCATCCGCAACATGGCCCACAACGTGGACGAGATCGCCCACGGCGTCACCCAGACGGTGACCGCCGTCAACGAGGTGTCCAACACCGCCCAGACGGTAGCGGCCAGGGCCGACAGCCTCCGAGAGGCCGTGGGGCGTTTCCGGATCTGAGCCGGGAGGGTCCGGCGGCACCACCCGGGGAAGCTGGGCCGCAGATGATCGAAGCACGTAGGCCCCATTCCCGTACCCCTCGCCGCGCTTTCACGCCTTTCCGGTTGACCCCGCGCACAAATGCGGCATCCTGGTGCCTCACGCTCTTGCCGTGGCAGCGGCATTCCCCCTGGCGGGTCCCCTGGGCCCGAGGAGACGAGAGCCCCATGGGTGCGAGGACGCAGGATTCCTTCCGGATCTTCTTCGAGGCGAGCCAGGCGGTGCTCTCCTCCCGTTCCCTCAAGGACGTGCTCAAGCTCCTGGTCAAGCGCAGCGTGCAGGCCCTGGGCGTCAAGGCAGGGAGTCTTCGGCTGGTGGACGAGAAGACCAACCGGCTCGAGCTGGTGGCGTCGCACCTGCTCAGCAAGCGCTACCTGGCCAAGGGCACCCTCCACCTGGACCGCAGCATCCCCGAGGTGCTCGAGCGCAAGGCCGTCGTGATCCGCGACGCCCGCATCGACCCCCGGGTGGAGTACCCCGCGGAGAAGCGCGCCGAAGGCATCTGCTCGGTGCTCTCCGTGCCGGTGGTAGCCAAGGACCGGGTCATCGGGGTGCTGCGGCTCTACACCGCCGAGCCGCGCGACTTCTCGCCCGAGGAGATCGAGTTCGTCTCGGCCCTGGCCGAGATGGGGGGGCTGGCCATTGCCAACGCCCGGGTGTACGAGGAG is part of the Thermodesulfobacteriota bacterium genome and encodes:
- a CDS encoding phosphate ABC transporter substrate-binding protein, with amino-acid sequence MRRAVLVVAATLFLASPALAGLTYNGSSTIGQHILPKATQLFTAKTGIAFDSIKNDGSGKGVQALLKNEVVLAGVSRAPKDDERAAGLRFYTIGFDAISVIVHKDNPVRSLTKKQIEGIFRGEIRNWKEVGGKDAPIVPVTEILGEKRATQIVFTEIIMGTSNMEGIYGDNRVEVDRPVDEANYVAKNPNAVTAVSAAFVTPDHHVIVVDGVAATTANVINGSYPISRPLNLVSHQKAPKEVLEFVKFMLTPEAQAVVAENFVPAK
- a CDS encoding methyl-accepting chemotaxis protein, coding for MGRIRITLSVKIAGLVLLVVLFFGGYVLLTSVQFGKIADTIAHSVETVVSGQEEGGRLLARVEASAAFDRRVVEALVAQLTLGHMDKLYLATEDSMLVLEHEEILDRLDASIGELGGSSPAIAALSAPLAEYRTYFQTVDALISGRDLDKARQVSVTAVDASSKAIVSGLQAVLAQSSTQTAETLRAARDASDAAVASVGELQRGASGMEASLRALLGISLVLIAVSLALAVLLPRYVVKALRQVIGALETVASGDFTQNIRVRGHDEVGELGSQLNRMMEQLRGMLREISTVSVDLAAISEELSTTTAQIASSNEEVGGQAQAVASSTTEMSATVEQVARSAASVSRSSEDARTVAVEGGGVIGEALGAFDQIQKAVGSAAQIVTKLGRQGETIGSVVEVIEDIADQTNLLALNAAIEAARAGEHGRGFAVVADEVRKLAEKTVKATQEIARTVKAIQDDSREAIRAMETGEASVAGGADRAKTAGRSVQQIESRIAATSDQVSQMATASEQLSATIRNMAHNVDEIAHGVTQTVTAVNEVSNTAQTVAARADSLREAVGRFRI
- a CDS encoding TrkA C-terminal domain-containing protein; the encoded protein is MRPYAPRRRGPLPSGSTHTIRKRTLRSRTGATLVAVQKGSAPLVSNPDPKIVLEPGDLAMLLGSLDQLAAAARLFAAEGVEEPEARPWKAPE